In Fodinibius saliphilus, a genomic segment contains:
- a CDS encoding alpha-ketoacid dehydrogenase subunit alpha/beta, whose protein sequence is MIQPQKKITDQQALEYYKNLLLPRRIEERMLKLLRQNKISKWFSGMGQEAISVGTVTALADDDYLLPMHRNLGLFTTREVDLYRLFCQWLGKTDGFTQGHDRSFHFGIPEKRIVGMISHLAATMPVADGLGLASQLRDSGFVACSFCGDGATSEGEFHEALNLAAVWELPVIFMIENNGYGLSTPTNEQYACDDLVDRARGYGLKGMQVDGNDIFAVVEAVTEAKEAALNGAPTLIEAKTFRMRGHEEASGTFYVPDEKFENWGEKDPIDRMAKWLKKQNIISGDDEFEAIQEEVDQIFLPELEKALNAEEPTFDLQEERNRLFTAVELPQKQNTNGSESEKRMVDAIQFSLREAFEEDDEFVIMGQDIAEYGGVFKVTEGFVEQFGKERVRNTPIIEAGALGCAVGLALEGFKPVVEMQFADFISCGFNQIVNNIAKSQYRWMPPINITIRAPHGAGVGAGPFHSQSPEGWFMQHPGLKIVVPSSVEDAQNLLYSALYDPNPVLVFEHKKLYRSIRSVTPDFCTPEELGKAKIKREGTDASVITYGMGVHWARDIAEQYEDDGVKIEIVDLRTLAPLDFDTVKKSVEKTNKVLLLQEPSKTMGPMSELSSLISEQCFKALDAPIMRCSSLDMPVPFSPKLEKHYLADSRLKETLEKLLAY, encoded by the coding sequence ATGATTCAGCCACAAAAAAAAATAACTGATCAGCAAGCACTCGAATACTACAAAAACTTGCTTTTGCCCCGACGTATTGAGGAACGGATGCTCAAACTGCTGAGACAGAATAAAATCAGCAAATGGTTCTCCGGTATGGGACAGGAAGCAATCTCTGTCGGAACGGTAACCGCCCTTGCTGATGATGATTATTTATTACCCATGCATCGCAATCTGGGTTTATTTACCACCCGCGAAGTAGATCTATATCGTCTCTTTTGCCAATGGCTGGGCAAAACCGATGGTTTTACCCAGGGGCATGATCGCTCTTTTCACTTTGGAATCCCTGAAAAGCGTATTGTAGGGATGATATCGCACCTTGCTGCTACCATGCCTGTAGCCGACGGGCTGGGATTGGCCTCTCAATTGCGCGATAGCGGATTTGTAGCCTGCAGCTTTTGTGGTGATGGCGCTACCAGCGAAGGAGAATTTCATGAGGCCTTAAACCTGGCAGCCGTATGGGAGCTACCGGTTATTTTTATGATCGAAAATAATGGTTACGGACTTTCCACCCCTACCAATGAACAGTATGCCTGTGACGACCTGGTAGATCGTGCGCGGGGCTATGGGCTAAAGGGAATGCAGGTAGATGGTAACGATATCTTTGCTGTAGTTGAAGCCGTTACTGAAGCAAAAGAAGCAGCATTAAATGGGGCTCCTACTCTTATTGAAGCCAAAACCTTTCGTATGCGTGGACATGAAGAGGCTTCTGGCACCTTTTATGTCCCTGATGAGAAGTTTGAAAATTGGGGGGAGAAAGATCCCATCGATCGAATGGCGAAATGGTTAAAAAAACAGAATATTATTTCTGGAGATGATGAATTTGAAGCCATCCAAGAAGAAGTAGATCAAATCTTCTTACCGGAACTGGAAAAAGCCCTTAACGCCGAAGAACCGACTTTTGACCTTCAGGAGGAAAGAAACCGCTTATTCACAGCTGTAGAACTACCCCAAAAACAGAACACAAACGGCAGCGAGTCTGAAAAGCGGATGGTCGATGCTATTCAGTTTTCGTTGCGAGAAGCTTTTGAAGAGGATGATGAGTTTGTCATCATGGGACAAGATATTGCCGAATACGGCGGTGTTTTCAAGGTGACCGAAGGCTTCGTTGAGCAGTTTGGTAAAGAGCGCGTGCGAAACACTCCTATTATTGAAGCGGGCGCCTTGGGCTGTGCTGTTGGATTGGCATTGGAAGGTTTTAAACCGGTGGTAGAGATGCAGTTTGCCGATTTTATCTCCTGTGGTTTTAACCAGATCGTGAATAATATTGCCAAATCACAATATCGGTGGATGCCTCCAATTAATATTACCATTCGCGCACCGCATGGCGCCGGTGTAGGGGCAGGACCATTCCACTCACAATCTCCGGAAGGCTGGTTCATGCAGCACCCCGGGCTCAAAATTGTGGTGCCCTCTTCGGTCGAAGATGCTCAAAACCTGCTTTACAGTGCCCTTTACGATCCCAACCCGGTATTGGTTTTCGAACATAAAAAACTGTATCGAAGCATCCGCTCTGTTACCCCCGACTTTTGTACTCCCGAAGAACTTGGAAAAGCAAAGATTAAACGTGAGGGTACTGACGCTTCTGTTATTACCTACGGTATGGGCGTGCACTGGGCCCGGGATATTGCTGAACAATATGAAGACGATGGAGTCAAAATAGAGATAGTGGATCTTCGAACACTGGCCCCGCTCGACTTTGATACGGTCAAAAAATCAGTGGAAAAAACGAATAAAGTATTGCTTCTTCAAGAGCCCTCTAAAACGATGGGCCCGATGAGCGAACTTTCTTCCCTGATTAGTGAACAGTGTTTTAAAGCCCTTGACGCCCCTATTATGCGGTGCTCTTCTCTTGATATGCCGGTTCCTTTTAGTCCGAAACTGGAAAAGCACTACTTGGCTGATTCGCGACTCAAAGAGACCCTGGAAAAATTATTAGCTTACTAA
- a CDS encoding site-2 protease family protein, with the protein MKGSLNLGRAFGIKIRVHWTFLLLILWIVVLELTKGSSTDVILWSIFFILVLFACVVLHELGHALTARRFNIPTQQITLLPIGGLASLEKMPEDPKEEFLVAIAGPAVNVVIAFLLYLILPVEQFLVEDPEVAEEVLSTINGSNFLFYLFSANVLLVLFNMIPAFPMDGGRVFRALLSLKFNRVQATQMAAKLGQLVAFFFLFIGLFYNPILILIAIFVYFGAQGESVMVQQLSILKNHKVEEAMMTNITTLQPEDSLDEVVNIILTGTERDFIVTKSGEVTGILHQADLIQAFKTNRSNTKVKDIMDENFKTIQSSDHLTNIYPMIQSKSRAFFPVMKGDKLVGAIDRENVNEFMVFSGLNRHRMLRGNTNV; encoded by the coding sequence ATGAAAGGATCATTGAACCTGGGTCGTGCATTCGGTATTAAAATTCGAGTACACTGGACCTTTCTTTTGCTGATACTGTGGATCGTTGTTCTCGAATTAACAAAGGGCAGTAGCACTGATGTTATTTTATGGAGTATCTTCTTTATACTGGTTTTATTCGCATGTGTAGTACTTCATGAACTGGGCCACGCATTAACGGCGCGAAGGTTTAATATCCCAACGCAACAAATTACCTTGTTACCAATAGGAGGGTTAGCCAGTTTGGAAAAAATGCCGGAAGATCCCAAAGAAGAGTTTTTAGTTGCTATTGCCGGTCCGGCGGTAAATGTCGTGATTGCTTTTCTTTTGTATCTGATTTTGCCAGTAGAGCAATTTCTTGTGGAAGACCCGGAGGTGGCAGAAGAGGTGCTGAGTACCATTAATGGATCCAACTTCTTGTTTTATCTTTTTTCAGCAAATGTGCTGCTGGTATTATTTAATATGATACCGGCTTTCCCTATGGATGGCGGTCGTGTTTTCAGGGCCCTGCTTTCGCTGAAATTTAATCGTGTGCAAGCTACACAGATGGCTGCTAAATTGGGTCAGCTGGTTGCCTTCTTTTTCTTGTTCATCGGGCTATTTTATAATCCTATTCTAATTCTTATCGCGATATTTGTCTACTTCGGGGCACAGGGCGAAAGCGTGATGGTACAGCAGCTTTCAATCCTCAAAAACCATAAGGTTGAAGAGGCAATGATGACAAATATAACAACACTACAGCCGGAGGATAGTTTGGATGAAGTAGTAAATATTATCCTAACAGGTACTGAGCGTGATTTCATTGTCACAAAAAGTGGAGAGGTGACAGGTATTCTACATCAAGCTGATCTTATACAAGCTTTTAAAACCAATAGAAGCAATACTAAAGTAAAAGATATAATGGATGAAAATTTCAAAACGATACAGAGCAGTGATCATTTGACAAATATTTATCCCATGATACAATCAAAAAGCAGGGCATTTTTCCCGGTTATGAAGGGGGATAAGTTGGTGGGAGCTATAGATCGGGAAAACGTTAACGAATTTATGGTTTTCAGTGGGTTAAACAGACACCGAATGCTGAGAGGTAATACCAACGTATAA
- a CDS encoding cation-translocating P-type ATPase yields the protein MNRSADLTTLEKVWKMGSGAVMKTLQTTPEGLDKNEVNKRLNQFGPNKLRESKKKSIWQILYNQVKSLIILLLAAAAFAAFLYGDTLEGWAIIIVIVINTAIGFFTEFRAVRSMEALHKLGTVETKVRRGGTVVNIDAHDLVPGDIMLFEGGDMITADVRLTEASKLQADESALTGESLPVSKMTEPVDEKTVLAERSSMLYKGTAITRGAGEGVVVATGQNTELGNISSLVETAEEERTPLEDRLNQLAFRLIVLTIFLVVLIAVMGVISGRELLLMVQTAIALAVAAIPEGLPIVATIALAKGMRIMAHNNALVNRLSSVETLGATATIFTDKTGTLTENKMSVAKVFTETMKVSSEQEFRDSNNEINIDIRLLLEIGVLCNNATIDVGREEETGDPLEVALLEAAHKAGIDREKLATEYPEKREEAFDAEVKMMATWNATTEHTYRISVKGAPDTVLDHCIKKVEQGKESSISEADKEKWKRQNQELAADGLRVIALAYRESKTVEGNPYENLVFVGLAALLDPPRNDVKEAIKISKRAGIRVVMVTGDQPETARYIAQSVGITGEEGRVIHGHELSENGMYNDSTLLNTNIFARISPAQKLDLIDLFQSKGEVVAMTGDGVNDAPALKKADIGIAMGKRGTQVAQEASDMVLLDDAFSTIVTAIKQGRIIFRNIRRFVYYLLSCNVSEIMVVGLASFVGAPLPVLPLQILFLNLVTDVFPALALGVGEGDDNIMQKSPRKSGEPILEKHHWLGIGGYGILITVAVLSSLFISLSWLKLSQVESVTISFLTLAFAQLWHVFNMRNTQTTLLHNSVIENYWVWGAIVLCIALILGALYTPPIALVMKLSPPNWNGWIVVSILSLFPLTVGQMVKVWKRSHIK from the coding sequence ATGAATAGGTCTGCTGATTTAACGACACTGGAAAAGGTATGGAAGATGGGTTCCGGTGCCGTTATGAAAACCTTGCAGACAACCCCGGAAGGCCTTGATAAAAATGAAGTTAATAAACGCCTGAATCAGTTTGGACCAAATAAACTTAGAGAGAGTAAGAAAAAAAGTATTTGGCAGATACTGTATAACCAAGTAAAAAGTCTCATTATACTGCTACTTGCTGCTGCCGCATTTGCTGCATTTCTCTATGGGGATACCTTGGAAGGTTGGGCAATTATCATCGTTATTGTTATTAATACTGCTATAGGTTTTTTTACTGAGTTTAGGGCAGTACGATCGATGGAGGCCCTGCATAAATTAGGTACTGTTGAAACGAAGGTGCGACGAGGGGGGACGGTTGTAAATATTGACGCCCATGACTTAGTGCCCGGTGATATAATGCTTTTTGAGGGGGGAGATATGATTACTGCTGATGTTCGGCTGACGGAGGCATCTAAGTTACAGGCCGACGAATCGGCTCTGACAGGTGAAAGCTTGCCAGTATCAAAAATGACTGAGCCTGTAGACGAAAAAACAGTGTTAGCTGAGCGTAGCTCAATGTTGTATAAAGGCACTGCAATAACCCGTGGCGCAGGAGAAGGAGTTGTAGTAGCAACTGGACAGAATACAGAGTTAGGAAACATTTCATCATTAGTAGAAACAGCAGAAGAAGAGCGAACACCACTCGAAGATCGACTCAACCAGCTTGCCTTTAGACTTATAGTATTGACGATATTTTTAGTTGTATTGATCGCAGTAATGGGCGTCATTTCCGGGAGAGAGCTGCTGCTGATGGTACAAACTGCTATAGCTCTTGCTGTTGCTGCTATTCCTGAAGGCCTCCCGATCGTTGCTACCATTGCTCTTGCAAAAGGGATGCGTATTATGGCTCATAACAATGCTTTGGTAAACCGATTATCTTCAGTAGAAACATTGGGGGCAACTGCTACAATTTTCACGGATAAAACTGGCACGCTTACTGAAAATAAAATGAGTGTAGCCAAAGTGTTTACCGAAACTATGAAGGTAAGTTCTGAACAAGAGTTTAGAGATAGTAATAATGAAATAAATATTGATATTAGGTTATTATTGGAAATCGGTGTGCTCTGCAATAATGCCACTATTGATGTGGGAAGGGAAGAGGAAACTGGTGACCCTTTGGAGGTGGCTTTACTTGAAGCAGCTCATAAGGCAGGTATAGACAGAGAAAAGCTGGCAACCGAATATCCCGAAAAAAGAGAAGAGGCCTTCGATGCTGAAGTTAAAATGATGGCAACCTGGAATGCCACGACAGAACATACCTATCGAATTTCAGTTAAGGGGGCCCCGGATACAGTATTGGATCATTGCATAAAAAAAGTAGAGCAGGGTAAGGAGTCATCTATATCGGAGGCAGATAAAGAAAAATGGAAGAGACAGAATCAGGAATTAGCTGCGGATGGATTACGAGTCATTGCTTTAGCATATAGAGAAAGTAAAACTGTTGAGGGCAATCCATATGAAAATCTTGTGTTTGTAGGATTGGCCGCTTTGCTAGATCCTCCCAGAAATGATGTGAAAGAAGCAATAAAGATTTCAAAGAGGGCTGGTATTCGTGTGGTAATGGTTACCGGAGATCAACCGGAGACTGCCCGTTATATAGCACAATCAGTAGGTATAACAGGTGAAGAAGGACGAGTAATTCATGGGCATGAACTATCCGAAAATGGAATGTATAATGATAGTACTCTTCTAAATACCAATATTTTTGCTCGAATAAGTCCAGCTCAAAAGTTAGACCTAATCGATCTGTTTCAGAGTAAAGGTGAGGTTGTTGCCATGACAGGAGACGGTGTTAATGATGCTCCTGCCCTAAAAAAAGCGGATATTGGCATCGCCATGGGGAAGCGCGGTACTCAGGTAGCTCAAGAGGCCTCAGATATGGTTTTACTTGATGATGCTTTTTCTACTATTGTTACTGCTATTAAACAGGGCCGCATCATTTTTCGTAATATACGTCGCTTTGTCTATTACCTGCTTTCCTGTAATGTCAGTGAAATAATGGTCGTTGGATTAGCCTCTTTTGTAGGAGCTCCGCTGCCGGTATTGCCACTGCAGATCTTATTTCTAAATTTAGTTACAGATGTTTTTCCGGCGCTGGCTCTTGGTGTAGGAGAGGGAGATGATAACATTATGCAAAAATCCCCACGTAAATCTGGTGAACCGATTCTGGAAAAACATCATTGGCTGGGAATTGGGGGATATGGAATATTAATAACGGTAGCGGTATTATCTTCGTTATTTATCAGTTTATCTTGGCTAAAGTTGTCGCAAGTTGAATCCGTAACGATAAGCTTTTTAACACTAGCTTTTGCTCAACTTTGGCATGTATTTAATATGCGCAACACGCAAACTACATTGTTGCATAATTCTGTTATTGAAAATTATTGGGTATGGGGAGCAATTGTTTTGTGTATCGCTCTGATTTTAGGGGCCTTGTATACCCCTCCCATAGCTTTAGTCATGAAGTTATCACCGCCTAATTGGAATGGCTGGATAGTGGTTTCCATCTTGAGTTTATTTCCACTTACTGTAGGGCAAATGGTAAAAGTGTGGAAAAGAAGCCATATAAAATGA
- a CDS encoding chemotaxis protein CheB, whose protein sequence is MEKFNAIVIDKNILVRRAIANVLRKEYGANVYTIKDFTNCKKVIEEQNPHIVFLDIEHPNDDALKQLEKLKNLFPQVTFVVLGSLSKEGGEAVLKGLEKGAADFVTKPQNNITRLLCGDHLEKRLPPIIKETAKENFELKTAKSISKDKESDYRNSVSRSTIKLIVIGSSIGGVKALRILFKQFTSNLNVPIVVVQHMPKVYSRVLADELNMISELVVEEADNNIPLNPPKVWIAKGGYHCEVQQLGANFYLNTHRGLRENNVRPSIDVLFRSAARLFGSEVLGVLLSGYGTDGVFGAQAIKKAGGHIFVQEPACAFADTLPKSVIESGLADKSYSIDILGKEIENYISDQQRKAFENLSVSVDM, encoded by the coding sequence ATGGAGAAATTTAATGCCATAGTTATCGATAAAAATATATTGGTACGGCGTGCAATTGCGAATGTTTTACGTAAAGAATATGGTGCTAACGTTTACACGATTAAAGATTTTACCAATTGTAAAAAAGTGATTGAGGAACAAAATCCGCATATCGTATTTTTAGACATAGAGCATCCTAATGATGATGCTTTAAAGCAACTGGAAAAACTGAAGAATTTATTTCCTCAGGTGACATTTGTTGTATTAGGGTCACTTTCAAAAGAAGGTGGAGAAGCTGTGCTTAAGGGGCTGGAAAAGGGGGCTGCAGATTTTGTTACAAAACCTCAGAATAATATTACCCGCTTATTATGTGGTGATCATCTTGAAAAAAGATTACCGCCTATTATTAAAGAGACTGCAAAAGAAAACTTTGAGTTAAAAACGGCTAAAAGCATTTCAAAAGATAAAGAATCCGATTATCGTAATTCAGTATCAAGAAGTACCATTAAGCTGATTGTTATTGGTAGTAGTATTGGGGGAGTAAAAGCGTTACGAATACTATTCAAACAATTTACTTCAAATCTAAATGTACCTATTGTCGTTGTTCAGCATATGCCCAAAGTTTATAGTAGGGTACTGGCAGATGAATTGAATATGATTTCAGAATTGGTAGTAGAAGAAGCTGATAATAATATACCATTGAATCCACCTAAAGTATGGATAGCAAAGGGAGGATACCATTGTGAAGTACAACAATTAGGAGCAAACTTTTATCTAAATACACATAGGGGATTAAGAGAAAATAATGTACGTCCATCTATTGATGTATTGTTCAGGTCGGCAGCCAGACTTTTTGGTTCTGAGGTTTTAGGAGTATTATTAAGCGGATACGGTACCGATGGAGTATTTGGAGCACAAGCTATAAAAAAGGCAGGAGGCCATATCTTTGTGCAAGAACCAGCTTGTGCTTTTGCTGATACACTGCCCAAGTCTGTTATCGAGTCTGGACTGGCAGATAAAAGCTATTCGATTGATATTCTCGGAAAGGAGATTGAAAATTATATTTCAGATCAGCAAAGAAAGGCATTTGAAAATTTATCAGTTTCGGTAGATATGTGA